One region of Acidovorax sp. T1 genomic DNA includes:
- a CDS encoding type II toxin-antitoxin system HicB family antitoxin, with translation MAVLYKMKGICAMVGLITLCLIGGVITWFGIYVATSQTQPSGPCAANYTLECMRDNDGRFLAEVVPELPGARALGATAEDAMAKAQAVALRVLAERLEQGEVTPRAIRIELRVPAMTVDAPATPT, from the coding sequence TTGGCAGTTCTCTACAAGATGAAAGGAATATGCGCCATGGTGGGCTTAATTACCCTATGCCTTATCGGCGGCGTGATTACCTGGTTCGGCATATATGTGGCCACGAGCCAAACGCAACCTTCTGGCCCCTGCGCCGCCAACTACACGTTGGAGTGCATGCGTGACAACGACGGACGGTTTCTGGCCGAGGTTGTCCCGGAGCTGCCGGGAGCACGTGCCTTGGGAGCCACGGCTGAAGATGCCATGGCGAAGGCCCAGGCCGTAGCGTTGCGCGTTCTGGCTGAGCGGTTGGAGCAAGGCGAGGTCACGCCGCGCGCCATCCGCATCGAACTCCGCGTACCCGCAATGACGGTGGATGCCCCTGCCACCCCAACGTAA
- a CDS encoding IS3 family transposase (programmed frameshift) has protein sequence MKSNKFSPEVRERAVRMVQEHRGEYASLWAAIESIAPKIGCVPQTLNEWVKRDEVDTGARAGTTTSEHERVKALEREVKELRRANEILKLASAFFGPGGARPPTEVLRAFIDQHRHTHGVEPICKVLQIAPSGYRRYRAQQRDATRLGQRAKRDAQLTPQIERVWQANLQVYGADKVWMQLRREGTVVARCTVERLMRRLGLRGVMRGKVVRTTVSDRKTACPLDRVNRQFKANRPNQLWVSDFTYVSTWQGWLYVAFVIDVYARRIVGWRVSSSMRADFVLDALEQALYARQPERDGTLIHHSDRGSQYVGIRYSERLAEAGIAPSVGSKGDSYDNALAETINGLYKAELIHRRAPWKTKESVELATLEWVAWFNHHRLLEPIGYIPPAEAEANYYRQFASQASMGGGLT, from the exons ATGAAGTCAAACAAGTTTTCCCCCGAGGTGCGTGAGCGCGCAGTACGCATGGTGCAGGAGCACCGCGGCGAGTACGCGTCGCTGTGGGCCGCCATCGAATCCATCGCCCCCAAGATCGGCTGCGTGCCGCAAACGTTGAACGAGTGGGTCAAACGCGATGAAGTGGATACGGGCGCGAGGGCAGGCACCACCACGTCCGAGCACGAACGCGTGAAGGCACTGGAGCGCGAGGTCAAGGAGCTGCGCAGAGCCAACGAAATCCTGAAGCTGGCGAGTGCTTTTTTTG GCCCAGGCGGAGCTCGACCGCCGACTGAAGTCTTGAGGGCCTTCATCGACCAACACCGCCACACGCATGGGGTCGAGCCGATCTGCAAGGTGCTGCAGATCGCCCCATCTGGCTACCGGCGGTACCGAGCGCAACAGCGCGATGCCACGCGACTAGGCCAACGGGCCAAGCGCGATGCGCAACTGACACCCCAGATCGAACGTGTCTGGCAGGCCAACCTGCAGGTGTACGGTGCCGACAAGGTCTGGATGCAATTGAGACGGGAAGGCACGGTCGTGGCACGTTGTACCGTCGAGCGGCTCATGCGCCGGCTGGGCCTGCGTGGCGTCATGCGGGGGAAGGTAGTGCGCACCACCGTCAGTGACCGCAAGACGGCATGCCCACTGGACCGGGTCAACCGGCAGTTCAAAGCGAACCGGCCGAACCAGCTCTGGGTCTCCGACTTCACCTATGTTTCGACCTGGCAGGGCTGGCTGTACGTGGCCTTCGTGATCGACGTGTACGCGCGGCGCATAGTGGGCTGGCGGGTGAGCAGTTCAATGCGCGCGGACTTCGTGCTGGACGCGTTGGAGCAGGCGCTGTACGCCAGACAGCCCGAACGTGACGGAACATTGATTCATCACTCGGACAGGGGGTCGCAATACGTCGGTATCCGCTACAGCGAGAGACTGGCCGAGGCCGGCATCGCCCCCTCTGTGGGCAGCAAGGGCGACAGCTATGACAACGCCCTGGCCGAGACGATCAATGGGCTGTACAAGGCCGAACTGATCCACCGTCGCGCACCCTGGAAGACAAAGGAATCGGTGGAGCTGGCCACCCTGGAATGGGTGGCCTGGTTCAACCACCACAGACTGCTGGAGCCTATCGGGTATATCCCGCCTGCAGAAGCTGAGGCAAACTACTACCGGCAATTCGCCAGTCAGGCCTCCATGGGTGGCGGCCTGACTTAA
- a CDS encoding helix-turn-helix domain-containing protein, with protein MIKCHLSKLMGERKLKISDLARDTGLHRNTITLLYQETATRVDLDAINTLCGYFSVPVGELFEYVPDRTSVQE; from the coding sequence TTGATCAAGTGCCACCTGTCCAAGCTTATGGGAGAACGAAAGCTCAAGATCAGCGACCTTGCGCGGGACACTGGTCTCCATAGGAACACGATCACGCTGCTCTACCAGGAGACAGCCACACGTGTTGATCTGGATGCGATCAACACCTTGTGCGGCTATTTCAGCGTTCCGGTAGGTGAGTTGTTCGAATACGTCCCAGACCGTACGTCGGTCCAAGAATGA
- the dld gene encoding D-lactate dehydrogenase translates to MLPGPARRPAARGAAAGQPAGPLAAGRRRARPRMTAMPPAAALAPSDLLARLKEIVGGGHVLTGDASTRRYRSGFRYGGGDVLAVVRPGSLTQLWHTLKACHAAGTIILCQAANTGLTGGSTPMEGGYDRPVVLINMLRLKQLDLLQRGEQVLARPGVTLEQLERRLKPLGREPHSVIGSSCIGASVTGGICNNSGGSLIRRGPAFTQFSLFACIDEDGQLRLVNHLGMALGDDPEQILANLESGRFARDDLPAEPGRMASDREYSQHVRDIDSSEPARYNADPRRLYEASGSAGKIAVFAVRLDTFAADTDTRVFYIGTNQPRDLADLRRHMLARFASLPVAAEYMHRSAYDLSRTYGKDLFVYIRKLGTARVPLAFALKSRFDALAERCGLGRNLADRLLQRLANRMPEHLPARMNAFRD, encoded by the coding sequence GTGCTACCAGGACCTGCCCGACGCCCTGCTGCCCGAGGCGCTGCAGCAGGCCAACCCGCTGGGCCTCTGGCGGCTGGTCGACGGCGCGCCCGTCCGCGCATGACGGCCATGCCACCGGCAGCCGCCCTCGCACCCTCCGACCTGCTGGCCCGCCTCAAGGAGATCGTCGGCGGCGGCCATGTGCTGACGGGCGATGCGTCCACGCGCCGCTACCGCAGCGGCTTTCGCTACGGCGGCGGCGACGTGCTGGCCGTGGTGCGCCCCGGCAGCCTGACGCAGCTGTGGCACACGCTGAAGGCCTGCCACGCCGCCGGCACCATCATCCTCTGCCAGGCCGCCAACACAGGCCTCACGGGCGGCTCCACACCGATGGAGGGCGGCTACGACCGCCCGGTAGTGCTCATCAACATGCTGCGGCTCAAGCAGCTGGACCTGCTGCAGCGCGGCGAGCAGGTGCTGGCCCGGCCCGGCGTCACGCTCGAACAGCTCGAACGCAGGCTCAAGCCGCTGGGCCGCGAGCCGCATTCCGTGATCGGGTCGAGTTGCATCGGCGCCTCGGTGACAGGCGGCATCTGCAACAACTCCGGGGGCTCGCTCATCCGGCGCGGTCCTGCCTTCACGCAGTTCTCGCTCTTCGCTTGCATCGACGAGGACGGCCAACTGCGGCTCGTCAACCACCTGGGCATGGCACTCGGCGACGATCCCGAGCAGATCCTCGCCAACCTGGAGAGTGGCCGTTTCGCTCGCGACGACCTGCCGGCCGAACCCGGCCGCATGGCCTCTGACCGCGAGTACTCGCAGCATGTGCGCGACATCGATTCCAGTGAGCCAGCACGCTACAACGCCGACCCGCGCCGCCTCTACGAGGCCTCGGGCTCCGCCGGCAAGATCGCCGTCTTCGCGGTGCGCCTGGACACCTTCGCGGCGGATACGGACACCCGCGTGTTCTACATCGGCACCAACCAGCCGCGCGACCTCGCGGACCTGCGCCGCCACATGCTGGCCCGCTTCGCTTCCCTGCCCGTGGCGGCCGAGTACATGCACCGCTCGGCCTACGATCTGAGCCGCACCTACGGCAAGGACCTGTTCGTCTACATCCGCAAACTGGGCACCGCGCGCGTGCCGCTGGCCTTCGCGCTCAAGAGCCGTTTCGACGCGCTCGCCGAGCGCTGCGGGCTGGGGCGGAACCTGGCCGACCGCCTGCTGCAGCGGCTCGCCAACCGGATGCCCGAACACCTGCCTGCGCGCATGAACGCCTTTCGCGACTGA
- a CDS encoding site-specific integrase: MGSIRRLESKGTLFLDFRYAGQRLREYTTLTDTSANRKRLQKVLERIEAEIALGAFDYQKTFGKPLPVAEIEPPQEPMLAGPAPGALKQPPSTTPLFRDFAEVWFAEAEVTWRRSYSITQRGALDKYLIPFFGDKEVGQITKADVLAFRASLAKVPARKSSNTLSNRRINSIMKPLRQILNEAADRFEFTSAFRNIKPLKMKRSDVMPFTLEDVQRILSTARADYRNYFTVRFFTGMRTGEAHGLKWKYIDFERRLILVRESIVLNEEDELKTDGSMRDIQMNEMVFDALQAQFKTRHPDSEYVFSLRSGKPIDNQNFLNRVWAPLLRHLGLEHRRAYQMRHTAATLWLAAGEAPEWIARQLGHTSTEMLFRVYSRYVPNLTRRDGSAMERLLKQHISLAPVTGNVTPVILALEASPAVATTT; this comes from the coding sequence ATGGGTAGTATCCGCCGCCTGGAAAGTAAAGGGACGCTGTTCCTGGACTTCCGATATGCGGGGCAGCGGCTGCGGGAATACACCACGTTGACCGACACCTCCGCCAACCGCAAGCGCTTGCAAAAGGTCCTGGAGCGCATCGAAGCAGAAATCGCCCTGGGCGCCTTCGACTACCAAAAAACCTTCGGAAAGCCTCTACCTGTCGCGGAGATCGAACCCCCGCAGGAGCCCATGCTTGCCGGGCCCGCACCAGGCGCATTGAAGCAGCCCCCCAGCACAACCCCGCTGTTTCGCGACTTCGCCGAGGTGTGGTTCGCAGAGGCCGAGGTGACATGGCGGCGTAGCTACAGCATCACGCAACGCGGTGCACTGGACAAATACCTGATCCCCTTTTTTGGGGACAAGGAGGTCGGCCAGATCACCAAGGCAGACGTACTGGCATTTCGGGCTTCACTCGCCAAAGTTCCCGCCCGAAAGTCCAGCAACACCTTATCCAACCGACGCATCAACTCCATCATGAAGCCTTTGCGACAGATCCTCAACGAAGCGGCCGACCGATTCGAGTTTACGTCCGCCTTCCGCAATATCAAACCCTTGAAGATGAAGCGCAGCGACGTCATGCCCTTCACGCTGGAGGACGTGCAGCGCATCCTGTCCACCGCGAGGGCGGACTATCGCAACTACTTCACCGTGCGCTTTTTCACAGGCATGCGAACCGGGGAGGCGCATGGCCTCAAATGGAAGTACATCGATTTCGAGCGTCGGCTCATCCTGGTGCGTGAGTCGATCGTCCTCAACGAGGAAGACGAGCTCAAGACGGATGGCAGCATGCGCGACATCCAGATGAACGAGATGGTGTTCGATGCCCTGCAGGCGCAGTTCAAGACTCGGCACCCTGACTCGGAGTATGTATTCAGCTTGCGCAGTGGCAAGCCCATTGATAACCAGAACTTCCTCAACCGGGTCTGGGCGCCGCTGCTACGTCACCTGGGGTTGGAGCACCGCAGGGCCTACCAGATGCGGCATACGGCGGCAACGCTGTGGCTTGCTGCCGGGGAAGCGCCGGAATGGATTGCGCGACAGTTGGGTCACACCAGCACCGAAATGCTGTTCCGTGTCTACAGCCGGTATGTGCCCAACCTGACGCGCCGGGACGGCTCTGCCATGGAGCGCTTGCTCAAGCAGCACATCTCGTTAGCGCCCGTCACGGGGAACGTGACCCCCGTGATCCTGGCGCTTGAGGCTTCACCGGCAGTGGCAACCACTACCTAA